In Psychrobacter sp. JCM 18902, a single window of DNA contains:
- a CDS encoding cation diffusion facilitator family transporter, which translates to MSLKPSEAESHAPISHQPAPHNSRARGAGTLITDATSDGNSHSVLDDSAKSTTNKDQQHSASLVTVLIAVGANIIIAIAKTVAAFMTGSASMIAESAHSWADAGNGTLLIVAEKKAIKPADESHPLGYGKEAYVWSMIAAFGVFMAGSIVSIYTGITEWNAAESETNYTIGFIVLAIAFVLEGFSLGQAYLQSKKHGEAINVSAIGYVVDTSNPTLRGVFFEDLAAVIGLVVAAAAMGMHAYTGQPFWDALGSIIVGILLGAVAIFLISRNRDFLVGYKVSERIHGYALSELLNHPDIDSVSYLHLEWVGPKKIFMVAAVDIAGNQKEKEIAQKFEIIESQFRANPLFQEAILTLSVPNAETLSLPNSYNQDA; encoded by the coding sequence ATGAGCTTAAAACCATCGGAAGCCGAGTCACACGCTCCTATTTCTCATCAGCCAGCGCCGCATAATAGTCGTGCTCGAGGCGCTGGCACGCTCATTACAGACGCCACTTCTGATGGTAATTCTCATTCTGTATTAGACGATTCTGCTAAGTCGACAACCAATAAAGACCAGCAACATTCCGCTTCATTGGTAACGGTATTAATTGCCGTTGGAGCCAACATCATCATCGCGATTGCCAAAACGGTAGCAGCATTTATGACGGGTTCTGCTTCTATGATCGCAGAGTCAGCGCATTCGTGGGCAGATGCAGGTAACGGTACCTTATTAATCGTCGCCGAGAAAAAGGCGATCAAACCTGCTGATGAAAGCCATCCCCTCGGCTATGGCAAAGAAGCTTATGTCTGGTCGATGATTGCCGCTTTTGGTGTCTTTATGGCAGGTTCGATTGTCTCCATTTATACTGGTATCACCGAGTGGAATGCTGCGGAAAGCGAGACCAACTATACCATCGGTTTCATTGTATTGGCGATTGCGTTTGTGCTCGAAGGGTTTTCATTAGGGCAAGCTTACTTACAAAGTAAAAAGCATGGTGAAGCGATAAATGTCAGCGCCATTGGCTATGTGGTCGATACGTCAAACCCAACTTTACGTGGCGTATTCTTTGAAGACTTGGCAGCTGTCATTGGCTTGGTTGTCGCTGCTGCTGCCATGGGTATGCATGCTTATACGGGACAGCCGTTTTGGGATGCGCTCGGCTCTATCATTGTCGGAATATTATTGGGTGCGGTAGCCATCTTTTTAATTAGCCGTAACCGTGACTTTTTGGTCGGTTATAAAGTATCAGAGAGGATACATGGCTATGCATTGAGCGAGTTACTCAATCATCCAGATATAGATAGTGTGTCGTACTTACATTTGGAGTGGGTGGGACCCAAAAAGATATTTATGGTGGCGGCAGTCGATATCGCTGGTAATCAAAAAGAAAAAGAGATTGCCCAAAAATTCGAAATTATTGAAAGTCAGTTCCGTGCGAATCCTTTATTTCAGGAAGCTATCCTGACATTATCTGTACCCAATGCCGAAACTTTGAGCTTACCCAATAGTTATAACCAAGATGCCTGA
- a CDS encoding DUF2059 domain-containing protein, with translation MKLSLQSAIESPVGRSIMVRSLSMAVVTISAVASLTQAQAELVIHNGSAQQQSVSINRISANSASINNTAFMNNNISPTDKSIVKLMEVMHIDEQIESIVNGQQAAINAINVQTQNRTESVGDGNLNKRQQALQEQIQKVLGQYAKIMTNTIGDTTDKQTLTQAYINAAKTYYTQAEVDAQIDFYDTEMGQSILAKQPQITAAFLQQSLPDDTSEIEAQLDELLPQMQQIIQGVF, from the coding sequence ATGAAACTAAGTCTTCAGTCTGCTATAGAGAGCCCTGTTGGGCGTTCAATCATGGTTCGCTCATTAAGTATGGCCGTTGTCACTATTAGCGCAGTAGCCAGTCTGACTCAAGCACAGGCTGAGCTGGTAATTCATAATGGGTCTGCTCAACAGCAAAGCGTAAGTATCAATAGAATAAGTGCGAATAGCGCTTCTATTAACAATACCGCTTTTATGAATAATAATATTTCCCCAACAGATAAGTCTATCGTTAAGCTGATGGAAGTGATGCACATTGATGAGCAAATAGAATCTATCGTTAACGGGCAACAAGCGGCTATTAATGCTATCAATGTACAAACGCAAAATCGTACTGAGTCAGTAGGTGATGGTAACTTAAATAAACGCCAACAGGCGCTACAAGAGCAGATTCAAAAAGTGCTAGGTCAATATGCCAAGATAATGACCAATACTATCGGCGATACCACTGACAAGCAGACGTTGACGCAAGCATATATTAACGCGGCAAAAACTTACTATACGCAAGCGGAAGTTGATGCTCAAATTGATTTTTATGATACAGAAATGGGGCAAAGTATTCTTGCTAAGCAACCACAAATTACCGCCGCTTTTTTACAGCAATCCTTGCCTGATGATACCAGTGAGATAGAGGCGCAACTGGATGAGCTTTTACCGCAGATGCAACAAATAATCCAAGGTGTTTTTTAA
- the dps gene encoding DNA starvation/stationary phase protection protein Dps has translation MRERYASGIDDATAKKMIDLLNANLANLIDLSMDSKQCHWNLQGTGFIGVHQLLDDTYGRLTEAYDTVAERIVILGGKANGISKRVVEDSILETYPTDITDVDQHVRELTNRYKTIAASLREGIDAAGDAGDEDTADLLTEISRTVDKDAWFIGANAPKK, from the coding sequence ATGAGAGAACGTTACGCAAGTGGAATAGATGATGCAACCGCAAAGAAAATGATCGACTTATTGAACGCTAATCTAGCGAATCTCATTGATTTGAGTATGGACAGTAAGCAATGTCATTGGAATTTGCAAGGTACTGGCTTTATCGGTGTTCATCAATTATTAGATGATACTTATGGTCGCTTGACTGAAGCTTATGATACGGTCGCTGAGCGTATTGTTATCCTTGGCGGTAAAGCCAATGGTATCTCTAAACGCGTCGTTGAGGACTCTATCTTAGAGACTTACCCTACTGATATCACTGACGTTGATCAGCATGTTCGTGAGCTTACCAATCGTTATAAGACCATTGCGGCATCATTGCGTGAAGGGATTGATGCTGCTGGTGATGCGGGTGACGAAGATACCGCTGACTTATTAACGGAAATAAGCCGTACGGTTGATAAAGATGCATGGTTCATAGGTGCCAATGCACCAAAGAAATAA
- the uvrB gene encoding excinuclease ABC subunit UvrB: protein MRMPEPRSSRQLNQLATQLQGEAEISGVNASGTQISSRAFEMITEFEPAGDQPQAIEKLVNGINSGMDEQLLLGVTGSGKTYTMAKVISETQRPTIIMAHNKTLAAQLYGEFKSFFPNNAVEYFVSYYDYYQPEAYVAASDTFIEKDSAINDHIDQMRLSATRALLERRDAIIIASVSCIYGLGDPESYLKMLLHVVVGDKIDRTATIKRLVEMQYERNELDFGRGTYRLRGELLDIYPAESEQLAVRVHLFDNEVEKITWFDPLTGKTVRSVPRITIYPKSHYVTPRNKLEAASHTIRAELEPRLEYFRDNNKLIEAQRLKERTQYDLEMIQQLGYCNGIENYSQHLSGRPSGEAPPTLFDYIPEDALLFLDESHVTVSQIGAMYKGDRSRKENLVNYGFRLPSAMNNRPMKFEEWERIKPKTIYVSATPALYELEHSEQVVEQVVRPTGLIDPEIEIRPVLTQVDDVLSEITKRREKDERVLITTLTKRMSEDLTSYLKEYDVKVAYLHSDIDTVERMQIIHELRTGVHDVLVGINLLREGLDMPEVSLVAIFDADKEGFLRSERALIQTIGRAARHINGKAILYADRITNSMQKAIDETDRRREKQVAFNLEHNITPKGARRSITDKIDTGDDQNANDNQVIPIKSNLPDVDISILRSPDLLAKEINRLEKLMKQMSRDLKFEDAAKTRDKVLELKAHLI from the coding sequence ATGCGAATGCCTGAACCGCGCTCGTCGCGTCAGTTAAACCAATTGGCCACTCAGCTCCAAGGTGAAGCTGAAATTAGTGGTGTCAATGCGTCTGGGACGCAAATATCAAGTCGTGCTTTTGAGATGATCACCGAATTTGAGCCAGCAGGCGATCAACCGCAAGCGATTGAAAAGCTCGTCAACGGTATTAATTCTGGTATGGATGAGCAGTTACTACTGGGTGTAACGGGTTCGGGTAAGACCTATACCATGGCAAAGGTCATCTCTGAGACGCAGCGTCCAACCATTATCATGGCACATAACAAAACGCTTGCCGCGCAGTTATATGGTGAGTTTAAGTCGTTTTTTCCAAACAATGCCGTTGAGTATTTCGTCAGTTATTATGACTATTATCAGCCGGAAGCCTATGTCGCGGCGAGTGATACCTTTATTGAAAAAGACAGCGCTATTAATGATCATATCGATCAGATGCGCCTGTCAGCCACGCGCGCACTCCTTGAGCGTCGCGATGCGATTATTATCGCTTCAGTATCTTGTATCTATGGTTTGGGTGATCCAGAAAGTTATCTGAAAATGCTGCTGCACGTTGTAGTCGGTGACAAAATAGACCGTACTGCGACGATTAAGCGTCTGGTCGAGATGCAATATGAACGTAATGAGCTGGACTTTGGGCGTGGTACGTATCGTCTGCGCGGTGAGCTATTAGATATTTATCCTGCTGAATCTGAGCAGCTAGCCGTACGTGTGCATTTATTTGATAATGAAGTGGAGAAAATTACTTGGTTTGATCCATTAACAGGTAAGACGGTACGTAGCGTGCCACGTATTACTATCTATCCAAAATCGCATTATGTGACGCCGCGTAATAAACTAGAAGCGGCCAGTCATACCATCCGTGCTGAGCTAGAGCCGCGTCTGGAGTATTTCCGTGACAATAATAAACTGATTGAAGCACAGCGTCTTAAAGAGCGTACTCAGTATGATCTTGAGATGATTCAACAGCTTGGCTACTGTAATGGTATCGAGAACTATTCGCAGCATCTCTCCGGTCGTCCATCAGGAGAAGCACCGCCGACCTTATTTGATTATATCCCAGAAGACGCACTGCTGTTCCTTGATGAGTCGCATGTCACCGTTTCGCAAATCGGCGCGATGTATAAAGGCGATAGATCACGTAAAGAGAACTTGGTCAATTATGGCTTTCGTCTGCCAAGCGCGATGAACAACCGCCCGATGAAGTTTGAAGAGTGGGAGCGTATCAAGCCTAAGACTATTTATGTGAGTGCCACGCCTGCATTATATGAGCTTGAGCATAGTGAGCAAGTGGTCGAGCAAGTGGTGCGTCCAACGGGTCTGATTGACCCTGAGATTGAGATTCGTCCTGTACTGACGCAGGTCGATGATGTGTTATCAGAGATTACTAAGCGCCGAGAAAAAGATGAGCGCGTGCTGATTACCACCTTGACCAAGCGTATGTCAGAGGATTTGACCAGTTATCTGAAAGAGTACGATGTCAAAGTGGCCTATCTGCACTCGGACATCGATACCGTTGAGCGTATGCAGATTATTCATGAGTTGCGGACTGGCGTGCATGATGTATTGGTCGGTATCAACCTATTGCGTGAAGGTTTAGATATGCCAGAAGTATCATTGGTCGCGATATTTGATGCCGATAAAGAAGGCTTTTTGCGTTCTGAGCGTGCACTTATTCAGACCATTGGTCGTGCTGCGCGTCATATTAATGGTAAAGCCATTCTGTATGCGGATCGCATCACTAACAGTATGCAAAAGGCGATAGACGAGACCGACCGTCGCCGTGAAAAACAAGTGGCATTTAACCTTGAGCATAACATCACCCCAAAAGGGGCGCGTCGCAGTATCACGGATAAAATCGATACAGGTGACGATCAGAATGCCAATGACAATCAAGTGATTCCAATCAAGAGCAATCTGCCTGATGTCGATATTAGCATCTTACGCAGTCCTGATTTGCTGGCGAAAGAAATCAATCGTCTTGAAAAGCTTATGAAGCAGATGTCACGTGATTTGAAGTTTGAAGATGCGGCGAAAACGCGTGATAAAGTGCTAGAGTTAAAGGCGCATTTGATTTAG
- a CDS encoding pyridoxal phosphate-dependent aminotransferase produces the protein MKNNKFLELNANENSLGMADSAKQAIIESLGEGFRYPDNPRAALISKIATIHGVAENQISLGNGSTENIRATLQMLQNKALKEGMQFQMVIPVPTFDCAEMYANSIGVPVVKIPLTAENYDYDFDELQKAADDFDGISLLYICNPNNPTGIITSTSKLKTWVSKAPDNHYFLLDQAYLEYVSDPSFESGIEWVKQGLSDNLIVIHTFSKLCALAGMRVGYAVSNPQAIESVEAFMSMDNTNLSGAVAAIATLNDAKFLALSLRNTNQSRQMIETILDDLGLRYLPSQTNFIFHEIKGDLKTYIDRMRDHGIKVGREFPPITGFNRLTLGTPDEMAAFIKVLKLFREKGWV, from the coding sequence ATGAAAAATAATAAATTCTTAGAATTAAATGCGAATGAAAACTCACTAGGTATGGCAGATTCTGCCAAACAAGCCATTATAGAATCTTTAGGTGAGGGCTTTCGTTATCCAGATAATCCACGCGCGGCGCTCATTAGCAAAATTGCCACCATCCATGGTGTGGCAGAAAACCAAATCTCATTAGGCAATGGCTCGACTGAAAATATTCGAGCTACCTTACAAATGTTGCAAAACAAAGCATTAAAAGAGGGCATGCAGTTTCAAATGGTGATTCCTGTGCCAACGTTTGATTGTGCAGAGATGTATGCAAATTCCATTGGCGTGCCTGTGGTCAAGATACCATTAACCGCTGAAAACTATGATTATGATTTTGATGAACTACAAAAAGCAGCTGACGATTTTGATGGCATCAGCCTGCTCTATATTTGCAATCCAAATAATCCAACTGGCATCATTACATCAACGTCAAAGCTTAAAACTTGGGTAAGTAAGGCGCCAGACAACCATTACTTTTTATTAGACCAAGCTTACTTGGAGTACGTATCAGATCCAAGCTTTGAGAGTGGTATTGAGTGGGTGAAACAAGGGTTATCAGACAATCTTATTGTTATCCATACTTTCTCAAAGTTATGTGCCTTAGCCGGTATGCGAGTGGGCTACGCAGTTTCTAACCCGCAAGCTATTGAGAGTGTCGAAGCGTTTATGTCTATGGACAACACCAACTTGTCAGGTGCGGTTGCTGCTATTGCGACGTTAAATGATGCCAAGTTTTTAGCGCTAAGTTTGCGCAATACCAATCAGTCGCGCCAGATGATTGAGACAATATTAGATGACCTTGGATTGCGTTATTTACCCTCACAGACCAATTTTATTTTTCATGAGATAAAAGGTGATTTAAAAACTTATATCGATAGAATGCGCGACCATGGCATCAAGGTTGGTCGCGAGTTTCCACCTATTACAGGCTTCAATCGCTTGACGCTTGGCACGCCTGATGAGATGGCAGCATTTATTAAAGTATTAAAGCTGTTCCGTGAAAAAGGCTGGGTCTAA
- a CDS encoding pyridoxal phosphate-dependent aminotransferase, translating to MFTNPLIELNSNENSLGMANSAKKAVIDALDIGFRYPDDQRAALITKVAKINDVTESQISLGSGSSENIRTVVQMLQNKALREGRNFQVIVPHPTFAYAEMYATSINVPVVKVALMPESYSFDLQNMQKVADDFDGISLFYLCNPNNPTATITDTDELKSWVGTAPDHHYFLLDEAYSEYVTDPSFESGITWIREQRSDNIIVVRTFSKLCALAGMRVGYAVASPQMITELEAFISVDNTNLSGAVAAIATLDDEAFLALSLYTANQSRQLVEQTLDELGLRYLPSQASFIFHEIKGDVQTYIDRMCDHGIAVGREFAPITGFNRLTLGRADEMAVFVEVLKSFREKGWV from the coding sequence GTGTTTACCAATCCATTAATAGAATTAAACTCTAACGAAAACTCATTAGGCATGGCAAACTCTGCCAAAAAAGCGGTTATCGATGCTTTAGACATCGGCTTTCGTTATCCAGATGACCAGCGTGCAGCCTTAATCACTAAAGTTGCGAAAATTAATGACGTGACTGAAAGTCAAATATCTCTAGGCAGCGGCTCCAGTGAGAATATCCGCACCGTCGTACAAATGCTGCAAAACAAAGCGTTAAGGGAAGGCAGAAATTTTCAAGTAATTGTGCCGCACCCAACCTTTGCTTATGCGGAAATGTATGCAACCTCTATCAATGTGCCCGTGGTAAAAGTAGCACTGATGCCTGAAAGCTATTCTTTTGATTTACAAAATATGCAAAAAGTGGCTGATGATTTTGATGGTATAAGCTTGTTTTATCTCTGCAATCCCAACAATCCTACAGCGACGATTACTGACACAGATGAGTTAAAATCGTGGGTAGGAACGGCACCAGACCATCATTATTTCTTGCTAGATGAAGCCTACTCAGAATATGTCACTGACCCAAGTTTTGAGAGTGGGATCACGTGGATAAGAGAGCAGCGCTCAGACAATATTATCGTGGTTCGGACTTTCTCCAAACTGTGTGCGCTAGCGGGTATGCGTGTCGGCTATGCAGTTGCCAGTCCGCAAATGATCACTGAGCTAGAGGCGTTTATCTCAGTGGATAATACTAATCTGTCTGGTGCTGTCGCTGCGATAGCAACCTTGGATGATGAGGCGTTTTTGGCGTTGAGTTTGTATACTGCCAATCAATCGCGTCAGCTGGTTGAGCAGACGTTGGATGAGCTTGGACTACGCTATTTACCATCACAAGCCAGCTTTATATTTCACGAAATCAAAGGCGATGTACAAACCTATATCGATAGAATGTGCGACCATGGCATCGCTGTTGGTCGCGAGTTTGCGCCTATCACTGGCTTTAATCGCTTGACGCTTGGCAGAGCTGATGAGATGGCAGTGTTTGTTGAGGTGTTGAAATCGTTTCGTGAGAAAGGCTGGGTGTGA
- the recJ gene encoding single-stranded-DNA-specific exonuclease RecJ — translation MLNLTPRYTSTRIDELPAALQPLAAQSLTLARLYAGRGITQPDELETQLSALLPAEMLHGVTEAVRLLDVAIDDGQRILIVGDFDCDGATSTALMMRALTKMGAVVDFLVPDRFKYGYGLTPEIVELGIEKYHPEVIVTVDNGISSHEGVARAQADGITVIITDHHLTTKETPPAEAVVNPNQLDCHFSSKALVGVGVAFYVLGRLAKLRREAGKSTVQVSQYLDLVALGTIADVGVLDKNNRILVHHGLAAIRQGRCSLGILALLEQAGRDPKQLQAQDFGFVLGPRINAAGRMDNMRIGIECLLTEDWSTAQRLAQELEQLNRTRRQVEGEMRAQADNIVQTLAAADTDMDDDATADNHESGDIIVQNRSEKKTNNNHKRSIVLYQDDWHQGVIGIVAGRLKESHYLPSIVFAPANTERTSDDDPIKGSARSIAGVHIRDAIEQVAERYPDLISHFGGHAMAAGLTIKRRNFDGFVMAFNDVMAQMDNEVFAEQKFTDGALQASDFSLWFAEHLADANIWGHGFATPIFDGVFEVLSFKILKDKHLKLSLRYPDVQYPIEAIYFNFDSEIWDYRAEKVHVLFQLDINEWNGKQSLQLMVRDLAVIQE, via the coding sequence ATGCTAAATTTAACCCCCCGTTATACCAGCACTCGCATCGACGAGTTGCCCGCCGCGCTGCAACCACTTGCCGCCCAATCATTGACGCTTGCCCGCCTGTATGCAGGTCGCGGCATTACTCAGCCTGATGAGCTAGAGACGCAACTCTCTGCGCTATTGCCAGCCGAAATGCTACATGGTGTCACCGAAGCAGTGCGTCTATTAGACGTCGCCATCGATGACGGTCAGCGTATCCTTATCGTGGGTGATTTTGACTGTGATGGTGCGACCAGTACCGCATTAATGATGCGCGCGCTCACAAAAATGGGGGCAGTCGTTGACTTTTTAGTGCCCGACCGTTTTAAGTACGGCTATGGTTTGACACCAGAAATTGTCGAATTGGGTATTGAGAAGTATCATCCTGAGGTGATAGTGACCGTCGATAATGGTATCTCAAGCCATGAAGGCGTGGCTCGTGCGCAAGCCGATGGTATCACCGTGATTATTACTGATCATCATTTGACGACTAAAGAAACACCGCCTGCGGAGGCTGTGGTTAATCCCAATCAGCTCGATTGTCACTTTAGCAGTAAAGCGCTCGTAGGAGTGGGCGTGGCATTTTATGTGCTTGGACGCTTAGCCAAGCTGCGCCGCGAAGCCGGTAAATCTACCGTGCAAGTGAGTCAATATTTGGATTTGGTGGCATTAGGTACGATTGCTGACGTTGGGGTGCTTGATAAAAACAATCGCATTTTAGTGCATCATGGACTGGCGGCTATCCGCCAAGGGCGCTGCTCGCTCGGTATCTTGGCACTCCTTGAACAAGCAGGGCGAGATCCTAAGCAGTTGCAGGCACAAGATTTTGGGTTTGTCTTAGGACCTCGTATCAATGCCGCTGGTCGTATGGACAATATGCGCATCGGTATTGAGTGTTTGTTGACCGAGGACTGGAGTACGGCGCAGCGTTTGGCGCAAGAGCTTGAGCAGTTAAACCGGACGCGTCGGCAGGTAGAAGGTGAGATGCGCGCGCAAGCGGATAACATCGTACAGACATTAGCCGCTGCGGATACAGACATGGACGATGATGCTACGGCGGATAACCATGAAAGCGGGGATATCATTGTTCAAAATAGATCTGAGAAAAAGACGAATAATAATCATAAACGCAGTATCGTTTTATACCAAGATGATTGGCATCAAGGCGTCATCGGCATCGTCGCTGGACGGTTAAAAGAAAGTCATTATTTGCCAAGTATCGTTTTTGCACCCGCGAATACAGAGCGTACCAGTGACGATGACCCTATCAAAGGCTCGGCGCGTTCTATCGCTGGCGTGCACATTCGTGATGCGATTGAGCAGGTTGCCGAGCGCTATCCTGATTTAATCAGTCATTTTGGTGGTCATGCGATGGCAGCAGGCTTAACGATCAAACGTCGTAACTTTGATGGGTTTGTTATGGCTTTTAATGACGTCATGGCACAGATGGATAATGAGGTGTTTGCAGAGCAAAAATTCACTGATGGCGCGTTGCAGGCGAGTGATTTTAGCTTGTGGTTTGCTGAACACTTAGCTGACGCTAATATTTGGGGTCATGGCTTTGCAACGCCAATATTTGATGGGGTCTTTGAAGTGTTAAGCTTTAAGATATTAAAAGATAAGCACCTTAAACTGTCGCTGCGTTACCCTGATGTGCAATATCCGATTGAAGCAATTTATTTTAACTTTGATAGCGAGATATGGGATTATCGTGCGGAAAAAGTGCATGTATTATTTCAGCTAGACATCAACGAGTGGAACGGCAAACAAAGTCTACAGTTGATGGTAAGGGATTTAGCAGTCATACAGGAATGA
- a CDS encoding trimeric intracellular cation channel family protein, with the protein MLAIALNPSALITTFDPRSLIYLFDMIGIIACSISGTILAKHKNFDVFGCLLVSIVTAIGGGTVRDVILDRHPLFWMVDMSYLTVITISSLVMQIFFHPNSKRVNKFLKLSDTIGLSVFTLIGIKVADSMGANVPVALLLGVITIIVGGIIRDMICNEIPLVLQQEIYISAALAGGILYFALHNLGVTAWIADIATMSTIFTLRMLAIRYDWQFPTIEWKY; encoded by the coding sequence ATGCTGGCTATCGCATTGAACCCTTCAGCACTAATCACTACGTTTGACCCACGCTCTCTCATTTATCTTTTTGATATGATTGGTATTATCGCTTGTAGTATTTCAGGCACGATATTGGCAAAACATAAAAATTTCGATGTTTTTGGTTGTTTACTGGTATCTATTGTCACCGCTATCGGTGGTGGCACTGTGCGTGATGTCATTTTAGATCGCCATCCACTATTTTGGATGGTGGATATGAGCTACCTGACTGTTATTACCATCTCTTCATTAGTGATGCAAATATTCTTTCACCCCAACTCTAAACGCGTTAATAAGTTCCTCAAACTCTCAGATACTATTGGACTATCAGTTTTTACCTTAATCGGTATCAAGGTTGCCGATAGTATGGGTGCAAATGTGCCCGTGGCATTATTACTTGGGGTGATCACCATTATTGTCGGCGGTATTATCCGCGATATGATCTGCAATGAGATTCCGCTGGTGTTGCAGCAAGAGATTTATATTTCGGCAGCTTTGGCTGGCGGCATCCTCTATTTTGCACTACACAATCTGGGTGTGACAGCTTGGATTGCTGACATCGCTACTATGAGTACGATTTTTACCTTACGCATGCTCGCCATTCGTTATGACTGGCAGTTTCCAACCATCGAATGGAAATACTAA